The following are encoded together in the Gilvimarinus sp. DA14 genome:
- a CDS encoding cytochrome c oxidase assembly factor Coa1 family protein yields the protein MTKNGKIILASLSAVGFCGFIYILYSAYHLFRGDLYHDSLTALQQHSEIQEKIGLPLEPSLLFSGNYFFDSMFMQYEISGPKGDGWVVLMGEKSDGAWTLGSLWVQVNDSDEFITVIESEAYISDETVSESCDAPEDHQGYAKDGEEPMPVEDVLVDGSENISE from the coding sequence ATGACAAAAAACGGAAAAATAATACTAGCGAGTTTGTCAGCTGTAGGTTTTTGTGGCTTCATTTATATCCTCTACAGCGCTTACCACCTCTTTCGCGGCGATCTATACCACGATTCTTTGACCGCGCTCCAGCAGCACTCAGAAATCCAAGAAAAAATCGGGCTACCTCTAGAGCCAAGCTTACTTTTCAGTGGCAATTACTTTTTTGACAGCATGTTCATGCAGTATGAAATTTCCGGCCCGAAAGGTGATGGCTGGGTCGTTCTTATGGGTGAAAAAAGTGATGGAGCTTGGACGTTGGGTAGTTTGTGGGTGCAAGTAAACGACAGCGATGAATTTATTACTGTTATTGAGTCTGAAGCCTATATATCTGATGAAACTGTGAGCGAAAGCTGCGACGCGCCAGAAGACCACCAGGGCTACGCCAAAGACGGTGAAGAACCAATGCCGGTCGAAGATGTGTTGGTAGATGGATCGGAAAATATTTCTGAATAA
- a CDS encoding family 43 glycosylhydrolase has protein sequence MMNKLTSLIASAVMAGAVTGCAQHSAEGQNAPGNPLDFGGNLRTADPSAHVWNDGKIYVYTSHDEECQEDFWMKDWYAFSSTDLKNWETHGPLLSVDDLTWADNYAWAPDAAYKNGKYYLVFPAGTGHKDRVNPENSTKWMGIGIAESDSPTGPFKDMIGAPLWRTPYANDPSMFIDDDGQAYLYTHAKDHDYHVIKMADDMRSTEGDLTKMDMGGYEPKMEGPWVFKRGDWYYYTMPENNRVLTYYMSKSPMGPWEYKGEIMGQEHNSNNHHSIVEYKGQWFLFYHRWLDIDSACGRQRHVAAEYLYFNDDGTIQPVDRTEKGVSDFADR, from the coding sequence ATGATGAATAAACTAACCAGCTTAATCGCCTCTGCTGTGATGGCCGGTGCCGTGACAGGCTGTGCTCAACACTCAGCTGAAGGCCAAAATGCCCCAGGTAACCCTCTTGATTTTGGTGGAAATTTGCGCACCGCGGATCCCTCGGCCCATGTGTGGAACGACGGCAAAATTTACGTGTACACCTCACACGATGAGGAGTGTCAGGAAGACTTCTGGATGAAAGATTGGTACGCCTTTTCATCCACCGACCTAAAAAACTGGGAGACCCATGGTCCGCTGCTTTCTGTTGACGACTTAACCTGGGCTGACAACTACGCCTGGGCACCGGATGCCGCCTATAAAAACGGTAAGTACTATCTGGTGTTTCCCGCCGGAACTGGCCATAAAGACCGGGTTAACCCCGAAAACAGCACCAAGTGGATGGGCATCGGCATCGCAGAAAGCGACTCGCCCACCGGCCCCTTTAAAGACATGATTGGCGCGCCGCTGTGGCGTACCCCCTACGCCAACGATCCCAGTATGTTTATTGATGACGATGGCCAGGCATATTTATACACCCACGCCAAAGATCACGATTACCACGTCATCAAAATGGCCGATGATATGCGTAGCACCGAGGGTGATCTGACAAAAATGGATATGGGCGGATACGAACCTAAAATGGAAGGTCCCTGGGTCTTTAAGCGCGGCGACTGGTATTACTACACCATGCCCGAAAATAACCGTGTGCTGACTTACTATATGTCTAAATCGCCAATGGGCCCCTGGGAGTACAAGGGAGAAATTATGGGGCAGGAGCACAACAGCAATAACCATCACTCTATTGTCGAATACAAAGGACAGTGGTTCTTGTTTTACCATCGCTGGTTGGATATTGATTCGGCTTGTGGTCGTCAGCGCCATGTGGCCGCCGAGTACTTATACTTTAATGACGATGGCACCATTCAGCCGGTTGATAGAACCGAAAAGGGGGTGAGTGATTTTGCCGATCGGTAA
- a CDS encoding RICIN domain-containing protein yields MSRIKRSFSLATVLLPALLGASPFAFADAEVTYTNGSWLARVDGNQVYNGNRYFDAINAAANNMGAGTINIRNSGNSGSDGGQVYAVRPRAGQTLDFHGHQINANGGDLVVPVYCDRRDNITVRNLHVVGNPRYGVWFRGCSNVTLENITMDLSNNNPVGLGIRVDSSTAPASNLTVAGNININGAKGHGLETYGIDGFTIGDVTVTNNGGSGVLLNNSRNGTVGNVTGHYNNNGGGYATFRVANNNGPNVTVNSVYSRNSGRGFFSVSGSHGTTVNYVDIESTTSHGIFLEDASDTHVVSGRVANGNPNCQLVRTGSSSINVSGCAQVGTPPSGGSNNGSVNGVYRIVPVHSGKALDTANCATADGTNVQQWSWLNNDCQKWSITQVDGDYHRISPLNAPTLGVDIDSLSTANGANAMLWNYWGGENQQFRFQSAGEGRWRIINRLSQKCLDVNANDSADGANLIQWECLPGANNQQYQLIAQ; encoded by the coding sequence ATGTCTCGAATAAAACGCAGCTTCAGTCTCGCTACTGTGCTCTTGCCTGCCCTGCTTGGCGCCTCCCCTTTCGCCTTCGCGGACGCCGAAGTTACTTACACCAATGGCAGTTGGCTCGCCCGCGTGGATGGAAATCAAGTATATAACGGCAACCGCTATTTCGATGCGATCAACGCAGCGGCCAACAACATGGGTGCAGGAACCATCAATATCCGCAACTCCGGCAACAGCGGCAGTGACGGTGGGCAGGTCTATGCTGTGCGCCCGCGTGCCGGCCAAACTCTGGATTTTCACGGTCATCAAATTAACGCCAATGGTGGCGACTTAGTGGTGCCTGTTTATTGCGACAGACGTGACAATATTACTGTGCGCAACTTGCACGTAGTGGGCAACCCTCGCTACGGCGTTTGGTTTCGCGGGTGCTCCAACGTCACCCTGGAAAATATCACTATGGATTTGAGCAACAATAATCCAGTGGGCTTGGGAATAAGAGTGGACTCCTCCACCGCGCCGGCCAGCAACTTGACCGTTGCGGGGAATATAAATATCAACGGCGCTAAGGGGCACGGCCTGGAAACCTATGGTATTGATGGTTTTACCATTGGCGATGTGACGGTGACTAATAACGGCGGTTCGGGGGTTCTGTTGAACAATTCCCGCAACGGTACAGTGGGCAATGTGACAGGCCACTATAATAACAATGGCGGTGGTTATGCTACCTTCCGGGTGGCGAACAATAATGGCCCCAATGTCACCGTCAACAGCGTTTACTCGCGCAACTCGGGGCGTGGTTTTTTCAGTGTGTCCGGAAGCCACGGAACCACCGTAAACTATGTGGATATCGAATCGACAACGTCCCACGGTATTTTTCTTGAAGACGCCAGTGACACCCATGTGGTAAGTGGCCGCGTGGCAAACGGTAACCCGAATTGCCAGTTGGTGCGCACAGGCAGCTCCAGCATCAACGTTTCAGGCTGCGCGCAGGTGGGGACTCCGCCTAGTGGTGGCAGTAACAACGGCTCGGTTAACGGCGTGTATCGCATAGTGCCGGTACACAGTGGCAAGGCGCTGGATACCGCCAACTGCGCGACGGCTGATGGCACCAATGTTCAACAGTGGAGCTGGCTGAATAACGATTGTCAGAAATGGTCCATCACTCAGGTGGATGGCGACTACCACCGCATCTCGCCGTTAAACGCGCCAACCCTCGGTGTGGATATTGACTCTTTATCGACTGCGAATGGGGCGAATGCCATGCTGTGGAATTACTGGGGTGGAGAAAACCAGCAGTTCCGCTTCCAAAGTGCCGGTGAAGGTCGCTGGAGAATCATTAACAGACTGAGTCAAAAATGTTTGGATGTGAATGCGAATGACTCGGCTGATGGTGCTAACTTAATTCAGTGGGAATGTTTGCCAGGTGCCAATAATCAGCAATACCAACTGATTGCTCAGTAG
- a CDS encoding SRPBCC family protein, whose product MRTETLSVLIHAPADQVDRFVRDVKNLPRWVPFFTSVIRSDKSGVWLVETPDGPAEFEFVAANPFGVLDHTIRFASGASLTNPMRVLNNGDTSVLTFTVFQVNAMTEQQFKEDLRLVKKDLSTIRRLIETSSQA is encoded by the coding sequence ATGCGCACCGAAACACTGTCTGTATTGATTCACGCTCCCGCCGACCAAGTTGATCGCTTTGTACGTGATGTTAAGAACCTTCCTCGCTGGGTGCCTTTTTTCACTTCGGTAATCCGTTCAGATAAAAGCGGTGTCTGGTTAGTTGAAACGCCAGATGGTCCGGCAGAGTTCGAGTTTGTTGCCGCAAATCCGTTTGGTGTATTGGATCACACCATCCGCTTCGCCTCTGGAGCCTCACTAACCAATCCAATGAGGGTGCTGAACAACGGCGACACAAGTGTTCTTACCTTTACCGTGTTTCAGGTAAACGCCATGACCGAGCAACAGTTCAAAGAAGATCTTCGCCTGGTAAAAAAAGATTTATCAACCATTCGTCGGCTGATTGAAACTAGCTCTCAAGCCTAG
- a CDS encoding CsbD family protein — MNQDQLEGNWHKLKGSAQAQWGKLTDDDLDRIEGNREKLEGEIQAKYGKSKEDAKKEVNDFIDSL; from the coding sequence ATGAATCAGGATCAACTGGAAGGTAATTGGCATAAACTGAAAGGCAGTGCCCAGGCGCAATGGGGTAAACTCACCGATGACGATCTGGACCGCATTGAAGGAAACCGGGAAAAGCTAGAAGGTGAAATTCAAGCCAAGTATGGCAAGTCAAAAGAGGATGCGAAAAAGGAAGTTAACGACTTTATTGACAGTCTGTAA
- a CDS encoding zinc ribbon domain-containing protein YjdM encodes MSLPPCPSCQSEYTYQDQNLLICPECAYEWNPDELSDEGFTVQDANGNLLAEGDTVTCIKDLKVKGSSQPIKIGTKARIRRIVEAKDHQLDCKVDGAGEIMITAKFVKKA; translated from the coding sequence ATGTCATTACCTCCCTGCCCCAGTTGTCAGTCTGAATACACCTATCAAGATCAAAACTTATTGATTTGCCCCGAGTGTGCCTACGAATGGAATCCGGATGAGCTGAGCGATGAGGGATTTACCGTTCAGGACGCCAATGGCAACCTACTGGCCGAGGGAGATACGGTTACTTGCATTAAAGATTTAAAAGTCAAAGGCAGCTCACAACCGATAAAGATCGGCACCAAAGCGCGCATTCGACGTATTGTTGAAGCTAAAGACCACCAGTTGGATTGCAAGGTTGATGGCGCCGGCGAGATTATGATCACCGCTAAGTTTGTAAAGAAGGCTTAG
- a CDS encoding glycoside hydrolase family 11 protein, protein MSEQQAATNDSLAVAGIDKFEAYTQVYPEQVHLTQNHATGHVGNFFFTHWKDGGAASLSLDDQGSFTVNWEGGGYNYVGGPGWHYGDKDRVIGYRFDEDSGANFITLYGWGYDESMPTSDPAHLVEYYILQRFTYNPSKDGIFGKTFVSDGVEYSTYRTVREQKPSINSTSTFYQYWSIPTEQRELGKDYKIVFADHVQAWADTGWIIPDMNNFNASDDPTYQVMAVEVFNPPSDGTASGQVWDASEQ, encoded by the coding sequence ATGTCCGAGCAACAGGCAGCAACCAACGATAGCTTGGCCGTTGCGGGTATTGATAAGTTCGAGGCGTATACCCAAGTCTACCCAGAACAAGTCCATTTAACGCAAAACCATGCTACAGGACACGTTGGAAATTTTTTCTTCACTCACTGGAAAGACGGCGGCGCGGCCTCGTTGAGCTTGGATGATCAGGGTAGCTTTACCGTCAACTGGGAAGGCGGCGGTTATAACTATGTGGGCGGCCCTGGTTGGCACTATGGCGATAAAGACAGAGTGATCGGCTACCGCTTTGACGAAGACAGTGGCGCCAACTTTATTACCCTGTACGGCTGGGGTTACGACGAGTCTATGCCCACCAGCGATCCGGCGCATTTGGTGGAATACTATATTCTGCAGCGCTTTACCTATAACCCCAGTAAAGATGGCATTTTCGGCAAAACCTTTGTCAGTGACGGCGTGGAATACTCCACCTATCGCACCGTGCGCGAGCAAAAGCCCTCTATCAACAGTACGTCAACGTTTTATCAGTACTGGAGCATTCCTACCGAGCAGCGTGAGTTGGGCAAAGACTATAAAATTGTGTTTGCCGACCATGTGCAGGCCTGGGCCGATACCGGCTGGATTATTCCGGATATGAACAACTTTAACGCCAGTGATGACCCGACCTATCAGGTGAT
- a CDS encoding methyl-accepting chemotaxis protein, with the protein MKNLSLKWKILLSVTLTCIAAVVVTTFVTVRSGIATVEETIIKDTRTLADVLGEASVGAITFEDDMTVTASLQALKISDRVLGAVIYTNGEPFAWFSRSGDGKMPANLPSRPNGEGIVELENALVMTETINSDGAQVGTISMHVDLAELDAVIAEAVVDAIWVVIIISVIAAALAYLVQASVVKPVNNVVRALRDISEGEGDLTRRLPVEGTDEISQLASNFNRFVERLQDIISSVAETAVEVDESANILSNLSQENERSITSQQSDIQQIVTAIKEMASVVADVTQRVAETADNSLQADKVAMSGKGIVQSTMSQIQSLSADIKTASEVIDRLRQETVAIGTVLDVIRGIAEQTNLLALNAAIEAARAGEQGRGFAVVADEVRTLASRTQSSTTEIQEMIERLQTGSAEAVEMMTAGTSQADASVTRANEATDALEEITNYVGEIRDRTNQIAAASEQQSAATQQIEVNIDSVSGVAQSTAESSSRITANSVNLAKMAKQMSELVGRFKI; encoded by the coding sequence GTGAAAAACTTATCGCTAAAGTGGAAAATCCTGCTCAGTGTCACCCTGACCTGTATAGCTGCCGTAGTGGTCACGACTTTTGTGACCGTGCGCTCGGGTATTGCCACGGTTGAAGAAACCATCATTAAAGACACTCGCACCTTGGCAGATGTACTAGGCGAGGCCAGTGTCGGCGCCATCACCTTTGAAGATGATATGACCGTCACCGCTTCGCTGCAGGCGCTAAAAATCAGCGACCGGGTGCTGGGGGCTGTGATCTACACCAATGGCGAACCCTTTGCGTGGTTCTCTCGCTCGGGTGACGGCAAGATGCCAGCTAACCTACCCTCGCGCCCCAATGGTGAGGGTATCGTCGAGCTCGAAAACGCTCTGGTTATGACCGAAACCATTAATTCAGATGGTGCTCAGGTGGGTACCATTTCCATGCACGTGGATTTGGCCGAGCTTGATGCGGTTATTGCAGAAGCGGTCGTAGATGCCATTTGGGTGGTGATTATAATCAGTGTGATTGCCGCTGCTTTGGCTTACTTGGTACAAGCCAGTGTCGTTAAACCGGTGAACAATGTGGTGCGCGCACTGCGTGATATATCCGAGGGTGAAGGGGACCTTACCCGCCGCCTGCCAGTTGAAGGCACAGATGAAATCAGCCAGTTGGCGTCCAACTTCAACCGGTTTGTGGAGCGTTTGCAGGATATTATCTCCAGCGTTGCCGAAACCGCCGTTGAGGTAGACGAAAGTGCGAATATTCTCTCTAACCTATCGCAAGAAAACGAACGCTCCATTACCTCGCAGCAGTCGGACATTCAACAAATTGTGACGGCCATTAAAGAGATGGCCAGCGTGGTTGCCGATGTGACCCAGCGTGTTGCTGAGACTGCGGATAATTCACTGCAAGCCGATAAGGTCGCAATGAGCGGTAAAGGCATTGTGCAGAGCACCATGAGTCAAATTCAGAGCCTGTCGGCTGATATCAAAACCGCCTCCGAGGTTATCGATCGTTTGCGCCAGGAGACAGTTGCCATTGGCACGGTTTTGGATGTGATTCGCGGCATTGCCGAACAAACCAATTTGCTAGCGCTTAACGCGGCTATTGAAGCGGCCCGCGCTGGTGAGCAGGGTCGCGGATTTGCTGTGGTGGCCGATGAAGTGCGCACATTGGCCTCGCGCACGCAGAGCTCCACCACCGAAATTCAGGAAATGATCGAGCGCTTGCAAACCGGTTCGGCCGAAGCCGTAGAAATGATGACCGCTGGTACCAGTCAGGCGGATGCCTCGGTAACCCGAGCCAATGAGGCCACAGACGCACTGGAAGAAATTACCAACTATGTGGGCGAGATTCGCGACCGCACCAACCAAATTGCAGCAGCGTCTGAACAGCAAAGCGCCGCGACTCAGCAAATTGAAGTTAATATCGACAGTGTGTCCGGTGTAGCCCAGAGCACGGCTGAAAGTTCCAGTCGTATCACCGCCAATAGCGTAAATCTGGCAAAAATGGCTAAGCAAATGTCTGAATTGGTTGGCCGCTTTAAAATCTAA
- a CDS encoding ShlB/FhaC/HecB family hemolysin secretion/activation protein, which yields MTSNTIIGSTVTSKTTQGISMTVKRISSVSMLTLAGTLASAQVLAQVVPNAGTFIRELETEPAPEVQSSKLDVDMPEQNPAPVSDEGGPAVLVDSFVITGNRAFDSEELLALIESQQGQTLTLGELRQQAAKITTYYRERGYFLARAYLPQQDVSNGTVTIDVLEGRLGKVDLSNSSHTADFVVKRPFRSLEADTMLTADTLETPLLRLSDLPGLAVNTTLVPGEEVGTSDLKVDVTQGPWVNGTVELDNYGNESIGEYRLGGSLQVNSPFGLGDRFDIRALGSDEEQVFFRAQYQMPVGPWATNIGAAYSDMDYELGGNFEDLDATGNAQITTVFADQSLIRTRELNLNVQLQYDSKELQDDIDAFGSDSQKESELYTLTLNGDWRDQFLGGGVTQWALAYTWGELTINSYLDQVIDSLTAQTAGDFERWTPSIMRLQNLGGNWSLHGQIHGQFADKNLDSSEKISLGGAYGVRAYAQGEATGDEGYIANLELRYNINSHWQVFGLADYGRVMLNKNPWQGISDDDRELSGAGLGARYNTGHWHLSATAAAPLDNKDTVGDDDDVRLFAKLAWSF from the coding sequence ATGACCAGTAACACAATTATCGGTAGCACAGTGACCAGTAAAACAACACAAGGCATTTCCATGACGGTAAAACGGATTAGCTCAGTTTCAATGCTTACTCTGGCAGGAACCCTGGCAAGTGCTCAGGTATTGGCTCAGGTAGTACCTAACGCCGGTACGTTCATCCGCGAGTTAGAAACCGAGCCGGCACCTGAGGTGCAAAGCAGCAAGCTGGATGTGGACATGCCCGAGCAAAACCCCGCCCCCGTCAGTGATGAGGGGGGTCCTGCCGTGTTGGTGGACAGTTTTGTTATCACCGGTAATCGTGCTTTTGACAGTGAAGAGCTGCTGGCATTAATTGAGAGCCAGCAAGGGCAAACCTTAACCCTGGGCGAGCTGCGCCAACAGGCTGCAAAAATCACTACCTATTACCGCGAGCGCGGGTATTTTCTCGCCCGCGCTTATTTACCGCAGCAGGACGTCAGTAACGGAACCGTTACCATTGATGTGCTGGAAGGCCGGCTGGGTAAAGTCGATTTAAGCAACAGCTCCCACACCGCGGATTTTGTGGTCAAGCGCCCCTTCCGCTCACTGGAGGCGGACACCATGCTGACCGCCGACACCCTGGAAACCCCGCTGCTGCGCTTGTCTGATCTGCCCGGTCTTGCCGTCAACACCACCCTTGTGCCCGGTGAAGAAGTGGGCACCAGCGACTTAAAAGTAGATGTGACTCAGGGGCCGTGGGTGAACGGCACCGTCGAGCTGGACAACTATGGCAACGAGTCCATCGGCGAGTATCGCCTGGGCGGCAGTCTACAGGTTAATAGCCCTTTCGGCCTCGGTGATCGCTTTGATATTCGCGCCCTGGGCAGCGATGAAGAGCAAGTGTTTTTCCGTGCCCAGTACCAAATGCCGGTAGGCCCATGGGCAACGAATATTGGCGCCGCCTACTCCGATATGGATTATGAGCTGGGTGGTAATTTCGAAGACCTTGATGCTACCGGTAATGCACAAATCACCACAGTGTTTGCCGATCAATCTTTGATACGTACACGTGAGCTTAACTTAAATGTGCAGCTTCAATACGACAGCAAAGAGCTGCAGGATGATATTGATGCTTTTGGCTCTGACAGTCAAAAAGAGTCTGAGCTTTACACCCTGACCCTGAACGGCGATTGGCGCGATCAGTTTTTAGGTGGCGGTGTAACGCAATGGGCGCTGGCCTATACCTGGGGCGAATTGACCATCAACTCTTATCTCGACCAGGTGATTGATTCGCTAACGGCGCAAACGGCGGGCGATTTTGAGCGCTGGACCCCCTCGATTATGCGTTTGCAAAACCTGGGTGGTAACTGGAGCTTGCACGGGCAAATTCACGGTCAGTTTGCCGATAAAAACCTAGATTCTTCCGAGAAGATCAGCCTTGGGGGTGCTTATGGTGTGCGCGCCTACGCGCAGGGTGAAGCGACAGGGGATGAGGGTTACATCGCCAACCTGGAGCTGCGCTACAACATCAATAGCCACTGGCAGGTATTTGGTCTGGCTGACTATGGTCGGGTAATGCTTAATAAAAACCCGTGGCAGGGTATTAGCGATGACGACCGGGAACTCTCGGGCGCAGGTTTGGGTGCCCGCTACAACACCGGCCACTGGCACTTAAGCGCGACTGCCGCCGCTCCCCTGGATAACAAAGACACGGTTGGCGATGACGACGACGTGAGGTTATTCGCCAAGTTGGCCTGGAGCTTTTAA